Proteins from a genomic interval of Clostridium scatologenes:
- a CDS encoding acyl-CoA dehydrogenase codes for MEFGLTKEQQLVKQMISEFVKNEVEPIATEIDETERYPMETVEKMSKYGVMGMPFSKEYGGSGTDYISYIIAVEELAKACATSSVILSGHTSLCCWPIYAFGTEDQKKKFLPDLLSGKKIGAFGLTEPNAGTDAAGQQSTAVLEGDHYILNGSKIFITNGGVAETFVVFAMTDRSKGTKGISAFVIEKGMPGFSIGKVEDKLGIRASSTTELIFEDVKVPKENLLGKEGKGFGIAMKTLDGGRIGIAAQALGIAEGALDAAVAYMKERKQFGKPISAFQGLQWYIADMKVRVEAAHYLVFKAAWKKQSDMPYTIDAAEAKLYAAETAMYVTTKAVQILGGYGYTKDYPVERMMRDAKITEIYEGTSEVQKMVIAGSLLR; via the coding sequence ATGGAATTTGGACTAACAAAAGAACAGCAATTAGTAAAACAGATGATCAGTGAATTTGTAAAAAATGAAGTTGAACCAATAGCTACAGAAATTGATGAGACAGAAAGATACCCAATGGAAACAGTTGAAAAAATGTCAAAATACGGTGTGATGGGTATGCCATTTTCAAAGGAATATGGTGGATCAGGTACTGATTATATAAGTTATATAATAGCAGTAGAAGAATTAGCAAAAGCTTGTGCTACATCGTCTGTTATTTTATCAGGTCATACATCTCTTTGCTGTTGGCCAATATATGCATTTGGAACAGAAGATCAAAAAAAGAAATTTTTGCCAGACTTATTAAGTGGAAAGAAAATAGGTGCATTTGGATTAACTGAGCCAAATGCAGGAACAGATGCTGCAGGACAACAAAGTACAGCTGTACTTGAAGGAGATCACTATATATTGAATGGTTCAAAAATATTTATAACTAATGGAGGAGTTGCTGAAACTTTTGTAGTATTTGCAATGACTGATAGAAGTAAAGGAACTAAAGGTATATCAGCATTTGTAATTGAAAAAGGAATGCCTGGTTTTTCAATAGGTAAAGTAGAAGATAAGCTTGGTATAAGAGCATCTTCAACTACAGAACTTATATTTGAAGATGTTAAAGTACCTAAGGAAAATTTACTTGGAAAAGAAGGAAAAGGATTTGGAATAGCAATGAAAACTCTAGATGGAGGAAGAATTGGTATCGCAGCTCAAGCTTTAGGTATAGCTGAAGGAGCTTTAGATGCTGCAGTAGCTTACATGAAAGAAAGAAAGCAATTTGGGAAACCTATTTCTGCATTTCAAGGATTACAATGGTATATTGCTGATATGAAAGTTAGAGTAGAAGCTGCTCATTATCTTGTATTTAAGGCTGCATGGAAAAAACAATCTGATATGCCATATACCATAGATGCAGCAGAAGCGAAACTTTATGCAGCTGAAACTGCTATGTATGTAACAACAAAAGCAGTTCAAATCTTAGGAGGATACGGTTATACAAAGGATTATCCAGTTGAAAGAATGATGAGAGATGCTAAAATAACTGAAATATATGAAGGAACTTCAGAAGTTCAAAAAATGGTCATAGCTGGTAGTTTATTAAGATAG
- a CDS encoding electron transfer flavoprotein subunit beta/FixA family protein produces MNIVVCLKQVPDTTEVKIDPKTGTLVREGVPSIINPDDKNALEEALVLKENVGAKVTVISMGPPQAEAALREAIAMGADEAILISDRAFAGADTLATSNALAGTLRKLDYDIIFAGRQAIDGDTAQVGPEIAEHLGIPQITYVEKVSVEEDSLKVQRAWEDGYEVVSVKTPVLLTAIKELNSPRYMHMANIFEAVKKEIKIWSANDIDVDKNLLGLAGSPTKVKRSSTKEPKGQGEIVILQPKEAAAHAVSKLKMKHYI; encoded by the coding sequence ATGAATATAGTAGTTTGTTTAAAACAGGTTCCAGATACAACAGAAGTTAAGATAGATCCGAAAACAGGAACTCTTGTAAGAGAAGGTGTTCCATCAATAATAAATCCAGATGACAAAAATGCATTAGAAGAAGCTTTGGTATTGAAAGAAAATGTAGGTGCAAAAGTTACTGTAATAAGTATGGGACCACCACAAGCGGAAGCAGCATTGAGAGAAGCTATAGCAATGGGAGCTGATGAAGCAATACTTATTTCCGATAGAGCATTTGCAGGAGCGGATACATTAGCTACATCAAATGCATTAGCTGGAACATTAAGAAAGTTAGATTATGACATAATATTTGCAGGAAGGCAAGCTATAGATGGAGATACAGCTCAAGTAGGACCAGAAATAGCTGAACACTTAGGAATTCCACAAATTACTTATGTAGAAAAAGTAAGCGTAGAAGAAGATTCGTTGAAAGTGCAAAGAGCATGGGAAGATGGTTATGAAGTAGTAAGTGTCAAAACGCCAGTACTTCTAACAGCTATAAAAGAGTTAAATAGTCCTAGATATATGCATATGGCAAATATATTTGAAGCGGTTAAGAAAGAAATAAAAATATGGAGTGCAAATGATATAGATGTAGATAAAAATCTTCTTGGATTGGCTGGATCACCAACAAAAGTTAAAAGATCGTCAACAAAGGAGCCAAAAGGACAAGGTGAAATAGTAATTTTACAACCAAAAGAAGCAGCAGCACATGCAGTTTCAAAATTAAAAATGAAACACTATATTTAA
- a CDS encoding acyl CoA:acetate/3-ketoacid CoA transferase: MKSKIVSKEQAIDLIKEGDTVAIGGFIGCGHPEEITLEIEKRYLERQTPKNLTLVYAAGQGDSQDKGLNHFGHEGLVSKVIGGHWGLAPKLQKLALDNKVKAYNLPQGVISHLYRDIAAGKPGTLTHVGLKTFVDPRIEGGKLNKATTEDIVKVVNIEDKEYLLYEAFPIDVVILRATYADENGNATLEKEAAILDGTSMAQAAKNSGGIVILQVEKVVAKGTLDPRKVKIPGVYVDAIVVAEPQNHMQTFGEVYNPSYSGEVKLPVDSIDSLPLDERKVIARRAAMELVPNSVTNLGIGVPEGVAIVANEEGIGHEMTLTVEAGGIGGVPAGGLSFGASTNPESILDQAVQFDFYDGGGLDVAFLGLAQCDKTGNVNVSKFGPRIAGCGGFINITQNAKKVVYCGTFTAGGLKVKVGDGNLTIEKDGKFNKFLNVVEQITFSGEYASNVGQNVLYITERAVFRLTKEGLVLEEIAPGIDLEKDILDHMEFKPIMSQRLKLMDENIFKDELIGMKIS; encoded by the coding sequence ATGAAGTCAAAGATTGTTTCAAAAGAACAGGCAATTGATTTGATAAAAGAAGGAGACACTGTTGCCATAGGAGGTTTTATAGGATGTGGTCATCCAGAAGAAATTACATTGGAAATAGAAAAAAGATATTTAGAAAGACAAACTCCTAAAAATTTGACATTAGTTTATGCAGCAGGCCAGGGTGATAGTCAAGATAAAGGGTTAAATCATTTTGGACATGAAGGATTGGTAAGCAAAGTAATAGGAGGACATTGGGGGTTAGCACCAAAACTTCAAAAGTTAGCATTAGATAACAAAGTTAAAGCATATAATTTGCCTCAAGGAGTTATATCGCATTTATATAGGGATATTGCAGCTGGAAAACCAGGTACACTTACTCATGTTGGATTAAAAACTTTTGTAGATCCAAGAATTGAAGGCGGTAAGCTTAATAAAGCTACTACTGAGGATATTGTAAAGGTTGTCAATATAGAAGATAAAGAATATCTACTATATGAAGCTTTTCCTATAGATGTAGTAATTTTAAGAGCTACTTATGCAGATGAAAATGGAAATGCAACTTTAGAAAAAGAAGCTGCAATACTTGATGGAACATCTATGGCTCAAGCAGCAAAGAATTCAGGTGGAATAGTAATTTTACAAGTTGAAAAAGTTGTTGCAAAAGGTACTTTAGATCCAAGAAAAGTTAAAATTCCAGGTGTATATGTTGATGCTATAGTTGTGGCAGAGCCTCAAAATCATATGCAGACTTTTGGAGAAGTTTATAATCCATCTTACTCTGGAGAAGTTAAATTACCAGTAGACTCAATTGATTCATTACCTCTTGATGAAAGAAAAGTAATAGCAAGAAGAGCTGCTATGGAACTTGTACCTAATTCAGTTACTAATTTAGGAATTGGAGTACCAGAAGGAGTTGCTATAGTTGCAAATGAAGAAGGAATTGGTCATGAAATGACTTTAACTGTAGAAGCTGGAGGAATAGGTGGAGTACCTGCAGGTGGATTAAGCTTTGGTGCATCAACAAATCCTGAGAGTATATTGGATCAAGCAGTTCAATTTGATTTTTATGATGGTGGTGGATTAGATGTAGCTTTTTTAGGACTAGCTCAATGTGATAAAACTGGTAATGTAAACGTTAGTAAATTTGGACCTAGAATTGCAGGTTGCGGAGGTTTTATTAACATTACTCAGAATGCTAAAAAGGTTGTATATTGTGGAACTTTTACAGCTGGTGGTTTAAAAGTTAAAGTTGGAGATGGTAATTTAACAATAGAAAAGGATGGAAAGTTTAATAAGTTTTTGAATGTTGTAGAACAAATCACATTTAGTGGTGAATATGCATCAAACGTAGGACAAAATGTTTTGTATATTACTGAAAGAGCAGTATTTAGATTAACTAAGGAAGGCTTAGTATTGGAAGAAATTGCTCCAGGAATAGATTTGGAAAAAGATATACTAGATCATATGGAGTTTAAACCAATAATGTCTCAAAGATTAAAACTCATGGATGAAAACATTTTTAAAGATGAACTTATCGGAATGAAAATTAGTTAA
- a CDS encoding electron transfer flavoprotein subunit alpha/FixB family protein translates to MNIADYKGVWVFAEQRDGKLQKVSLELLGKGRELADKLGVELTAILLGSDIDDIAKELVAYGADTVLYADSKLLKHFTTDGYTKVIYDLVKKLKPEALLVGATFIGRDLGPRIAARLSTGLTADCTGLDIDSETRHLQMTRPAFGGNLMATIECAANRPQMSTVRPGVFEKLQKDVSRAGKIEKINADIVEDDIRTKVIEVIKSAKDIVDIGEAKVIVSGGRGIGSKEGFEMLKELANVLDGTVAGSRAAIENGWLDKAYQVGQTGKTVRPNLYIACGISGAIQHLAGMQDSDYIIAINRDADAAIMKVADLGLVGDYKKIIPELIDQIKTMNNN, encoded by the coding sequence ATGAATATAGCAGATTATAAAGGTGTATGGGTATTTGCTGAACAAAGAGATGGAAAACTTCAAAAAGTGTCATTAGAATTATTAGGAAAAGGTAGAGAATTAGCTGATAAACTAGGAGTAGAGTTAACTGCAATTTTACTTGGAAGTGATATAGATGATATAGCTAAGGAATTAGTAGCTTATGGAGCAGATACAGTTTTATATGCAGATAGTAAGCTTTTGAAACACTTTACAACAGATGGATATACTAAGGTTATATACGATTTGGTAAAAAAATTAAAACCAGAAGCACTATTGGTTGGAGCTACATTTATAGGAAGAGATTTAGGACCAAGAATAGCTGCAAGATTATCAACAGGACTTACAGCAGATTGTACAGGACTTGATATAGATTCAGAAACAAGACATCTTCAAATGACAAGACCAGCATTTGGTGGAAACTTAATGGCAACGATAGAATGTGCAGCCAATAGGCCACAAATGTCAACAGTAAGACCAGGAGTATTTGAAAAATTACAAAAAGATGTGTCAAGAGCTGGAAAAATTGAAAAAATTAATGCAGATATAGTGGAAGATGATATTAGAACAAAAGTAATAGAAGTTATTAAGTCAGCTAAAGATATAGTAGATATTGGAGAAGCTAAAGTAATAGTTTCAGGTGGAAGAGGAATAGGAAGCAAAGAAGGTTTTGAAATGTTAAAAGAGCTTGCAAATGTTTTAGATGGAACAGTAGCAGGATCAAGAGCAGCTATAGAAAATGGATGGTTGGATAAAGCATATCAAGTTGGACAAACTGGAAAAACAGTAAGACCAAATCTTTATATAGCATGTGGTATATCAGGAGCAATACAACATTTAGCTGGAATGCAGGATAGTGATTATATTATAGCCATAAATAGAGATGCAGATGCAGCAATTATGAAGGTAGCTGATCTTGGATTGGTAGGAGATTATAAAAAGATAATACCCGAGCTTATAGATCAAATTAAAACAATGAATAACAATTAG
- a CDS encoding sigma-54-dependent Fis family transcriptional regulator yields MFLQKCFEAVIENIDEAVIAIDNNGLLIVINKMAECSLGINAEKDIGKHVEEVIPETNLIRILQMGKIELSQKFLASGREFITNRIPVIIDEKVEGVIAIFRDVTDHKKMQKELTEDRVYIDILDTILETLNECIVVIDGNGIITMMSESYKEFLGCNNSEGKFVEDVIENTRMYKVIQTGNLEIGDVQEINGNKMVAMRVPLKKDGKVIGAVGKVIFKDIGDFYTLSKKLNSLEKEVEFYKNQLGKERKAKYSIKNIIGESDKISKLKALTKRVGNTSSNVLITGESGTGKELFAHAIHNTSKRWLGPFVKVNCAAIPSDLLEGELFGYEEGAFTGAKKGGKIGKFELANGGTIFLDEIGDMPMNMQVKILRTIQEREIERVGGNVLKEIDVRIIAATNKDLEEKVKEGKFREDLYYRLNVMRVVLPPLRERKEDIPILANSLRIKIAKKFGIYVEGISKEALQCLVNYDWPGNIRELENVIERAINLLDSDLIIKLEHLPEKLTKCKFKRYISDGKYLKDIVEEVEKEIITECLEKNNWNKNKTAQLLGISRAGLYKKLQEYKLES; encoded by the coding sequence ATGTTTTTACAAAAATGCTTTGAAGCAGTAATTGAAAATATAGATGAAGCTGTAATAGCAATTGATAATAATGGCCTTTTAATTGTTATTAATAAAATGGCAGAATGTTCTCTTGGAATTAATGCTGAGAAAGATATTGGGAAACATGTGGAAGAGGTTATACCTGAAACGAATCTCATTAGAATTTTACAAATGGGAAAAATTGAATTATCACAAAAATTTCTAGCAAGTGGAAGAGAATTTATAACAAATAGGATTCCAGTAATTATAGATGAAAAAGTTGAAGGTGTAATAGCTATTTTTAGAGATGTAACTGATCATAAAAAGATGCAGAAGGAGTTAACTGAAGATAGGGTATATATAGACATTTTAGATACAATACTTGAAACTCTTAATGAATGTATAGTTGTAATAGATGGAAATGGTATTATTACAATGATGAGTGAATCATATAAAGAGTTTTTAGGTTGTAATAATTCTGAAGGAAAATTCGTAGAAGATGTAATAGAAAATACCAGAATGTATAAAGTAATACAAACTGGGAACTTAGAAATAGGTGATGTACAAGAGATAAATGGAAATAAAATGGTAGCAATGCGTGTGCCATTGAAAAAGGATGGTAAAGTTATTGGAGCGGTAGGAAAAGTAATATTTAAAGATATTGGCGATTTTTATACATTGAGTAAGAAACTAAATAGTTTAGAAAAAGAGGTAGAATTTTATAAAAATCAACTAGGAAAAGAGAGAAAAGCAAAGTATTCTATTAAAAATATTATAGGAGAATCTGATAAAATTAGTAAGTTAAAAGCCTTAACAAAAAGAGTAGGAAATACAAGCTCAAATGTTTTAATAACAGGTGAAAGTGGTACTGGAAAAGAATTGTTTGCTCATGCAATTCATAATACAAGTAAAAGATGGTTAGGACCATTTGTTAAAGTTAATTGTGCTGCTATTCCTTCAGATTTGCTAGAGGGTGAGCTATTTGGTTATGAAGAAGGTGCTTTTACTGGAGCTAAAAAAGGTGGAAAAATAGGGAAGTTTGAGTTAGCTAATGGAGGAACTATATTTTTGGACGAAATAGGTGATATGCCTATGAATATGCAGGTTAAGATTTTGAGAACAATACAAGAAAGAGAAATTGAAAGAGTAGGAGGTAATGTTCTAAAGGAAATTGATGTTAGAATTATTGCTGCTACCAATAAAGATCTTGAAGAAAAAGTTAAAGAAGGAAAGTTTAGAGAAGATCTGTATTACAGACTTAATGTTATGAGAGTTGTTTTGCCACCACTAAGAGAGAGAAAAGAGGATATTCCTATATTGGCAAATTCTTTAAGAATTAAAATTGCTAAAAAGTTTGGAATATATGTAGAAGGAATATCAAAAGAAGCTCTACAATGTTTAGTTAATTATGATTGGCCAGGAAATATTAGAGAACTCGAAAATGTTATTGAAAGAGCAATAAATTTATTGGACTCAGACTTAATAATAAAATTGGAGCATCTTCCAGAAAAATTGACAAAATGCAAGTTTAAGCGCTATATTAGTGATGGAAAATATTTAAAAGATATAGTTGAAGAAGTGGAAAAGGAAATTATAACTGAATGCTTAGAAAAAAATAATTGGAATAAAAATAAAACGGCTCAATTGCTTGGTATAAGTAGAGCTGGATTATATAAAAAACTGCAAGAATATAAATTAGAAAGTTAG
- a CDS encoding Lrp/AsnC family transcriptional regulator gives MLSAIDKSIIRKLQEDIPLTPRPYKSMAEEIGITEEELLSKVEELQNNGALRRIGGILNHREAGFEANAMVVWMISEDNVQKLGEIMASFKEVTHCYERPISGKWPYNIFTMVHGQNKKQCETIIKKISDTIKICDYKILYSTKELKKSSMKYFE, from the coding sequence GTGCTAAGTGCTATTGATAAATCTATAATCAGGAAACTTCAAGAAGATATCCCATTAACACCTAGACCTTATAAGTCAATGGCTGAGGAAATAGGTATTACGGAAGAAGAATTGTTAAGTAAAGTAGAGGAGCTTCAAAATAATGGTGCACTTCGCAGAATCGGTGGGATTTTGAATCATAGAGAAGCAGGGTTTGAGGCTAATGCAATGGTAGTATGGATGATTTCAGAAGATAATGTCCAAAAGCTTGGAGAAATTATGGCTTCATTTAAGGAAGTAACTCATTGTTATGAAAGGCCCATTAGTGGCAAATGGCCATATAATATTTTTACTATGGTTCATGGACAAAATAAAAAACAGTGTGAGACTATTATAAAAAAGATTTCTGATACCATAAAAATTTGTGACTACAAAATTTTATATAGTACTAAAGAACTTAAAAAGAGCAGTATGAAGTATTTTGAATAA
- a CDS encoding MaoC family dehydratase, producing the protein MQGLSIDEIKLGDKVFVEKTISETDVYLFAGITGDLNPAHINQVASEQTMFKGRIAHGILVTGLISTCLGMYLPGPGTIYMGQQVKFTAPVHIGDTIRAEVEVIEMNVEKNRVKLKTVCTNQDGKVVIDGEALVMPPKKKVA; encoded by the coding sequence ATGCAAGGTTTAAGTATTGATGAAATAAAATTAGGAGATAAAGTTTTTGTTGAAAAAACTATATCTGAAACAGATGTATACCTTTTTGCTGGAATTACTGGAGATTTGAATCCAGCTCATATAAATCAAGTTGCTTCAGAACAAACAATGTTTAAGGGAAGAATAGCACATGGAATATTAGTAACAGGGCTTATTTCAACTTGTTTAGGAATGTATCTTCCAGGACCAGGCACTATATACATGGGTCAACAGGTTAAATTTACAGCACCAGTTCATATTGGAGATACAATAAGAGCAGAAGTAGAAGTTATAGAAATGAATGTGGAAAAGAATAGAGTTAAATTAAAAACTGTGTGCACAAATCAAGATGGCAAAGTAGTTATTGATGGAGAAGCATTAGTTATGCCACCTAAAAAGAAAGTAGCATAG
- a CDS encoding ECF transporter S component — translation MKSKMNTKFLVMTALCISMSIVLRFFSIMITAGGALTMRISFAAIFYVLPGLLFGPLYGAAAGGIVDIIGYILMPMGAYIPVLTLTNILAGYLPAVIWKKIKNISIESLKKYYIAFFAVLTLLGMFNILVIMNMQNSYLGRMLMHFGKKSQYFGVGFILIGAVAFVLLIINNIINKRSSISYSYVYNNFFKLVIATGISGMIVTTINTYFILIFTPAVAAKGFIILWIPRMVEALVFTVVSSYAISILMYSYNALSGRVVKKI, via the coding sequence ATGAAGAGTAAAATGAATACAAAATTTCTTGTAATGACAGCTTTGTGTATCAGTATGTCTATAGTTTTAAGGTTTTTTTCTATAATGATTACTGCTGGTGGTGCTCTTACTATGAGAATAAGTTTTGCTGCAATTTTTTACGTACTTCCGGGGTTACTTTTTGGTCCATTATATGGTGCAGCAGCAGGTGGTATAGTAGATATAATTGGTTATATTTTAATGCCTATGGGGGCATATATACCAGTGCTTACTTTAACCAATATTTTAGCAGGTTATTTACCAGCTGTAATTTGGAAAAAAATAAAAAATATTTCAATAGAAAGCTTAAAGAAATATTATATTGCCTTCTTTGCAGTATTGACATTATTAGGAATGTTTAATATTTTAGTGATTATGAATATGCAAAATTCTTATTTAGGAAGAATGCTCATGCATTTTGGTAAAAAATCACAATATTTTGGAGTTGGATTTATATTGATTGGGGCAGTAGCATTTGTTCTTCTTATAATAAACAATATTATAAATAAGCGTAGTAGCATTAGTTATAGTTATGTTTATAATAATTTCTTTAAATTAGTTATTGCTACAGGAATATCAGGAATGATAGTAACTACTATAAATACCTATTTTATACTAATTTTTACACCAGCCGTTGCAGCCAAAGGATTTATTATCTTATGGATTCCAAGGATGGTAGAAGCATTAGTTTTCACTGTTGTAAGTTCATATGCAATATCGATACTCATGTACTCTTATAATGCTCTTTCAGGTAGAGTGGTTAAAAAAATATAA
- a CDS encoding MtnX-like HAD-IB family phosphatase has product MKKAFVVDFDGTITVKDVGFSIIKQLADEGWEEIGNLWLNKKIGTAQCGSMQWNLIKHDEEYIKNFVKKFAINEGFREFVQDVKKNSYEMIIASDGYDVYINQILKTHDFQGLKVVCNSARYDNGWKLSFLNTSEECGFCGNCKKRIVDDLKNRGYKVYYIGDGHSDICASKDADVVFAKSFLKQYYENKELAYNNFDNFFDILKYIKA; this is encoded by the coding sequence TTGAAAAAAGCTTTTGTAGTTGATTTTGATGGAACTATAACAGTAAAAGATGTAGGATTTTCTATAATAAAACAATTAGCAGATGAAGGTTGGGAAGAAATAGGAAACTTGTGGTTAAATAAGAAAATAGGAACTGCTCAGTGTGGTAGCATGCAGTGGAATTTAATTAAACATGATGAGGAATACATAAAAAATTTTGTTAAAAAATTTGCTATAAATGAAGGATTTAGAGAGTTTGTGCAAGATGTAAAGAAAAATTCCTATGAAATGATAATAGCTTCTGATGGATATGATGTTTACATAAACCAAATATTAAAAACACATGATTTTCAAGGCTTGAAAGTTGTATGTAACAGTGCAAGATATGATAATGGTTGGAAATTATCTTTTTTAAATACATCCGAAGAATGTGGATTTTGTGGAAATTGTAAAAAAAGAATAGTAGATGATTTAAAAAACAGGGGATATAAGGTTTATTATATTGGAGATGGTCATTCAGATATATGTGCCTCTAAAGATGCAGATGTAGTTTTTGCTAAGTCCTTTTTAAAACAATATTACGAAAATAAAGAATTGGCTTACAATAACTTTGATAATTTTTTTGATATTTTAAAATATATAAAAGCATAA
- a CDS encoding GntP family permease: MAVLGIFLSLGLLMFMAYKGFSVIFFAPIFALLAALFSGMALLPTYTEIFLPNLANYAKVYFPFFLLGAVFGKAMEESGAAKSIAKAIVEKLGKKNAILSVVLSAAILTYGGVSLFVVAFAVYPFAASIFKEADIPKRLVPATIALGAFSFTMDALPGTPQIQNSIPMKFFNTDLYAAPVFGSLGTIIILVAGIAYLEFRKRKAQAAGEGYGEGHTNEPVLVEETSLPNPFLSALPLISVLVVTLILQKVIFPHWDITSWVTQKPYGMAKDGVVGTMNNWALIIALIFGTILAFVINPVRIKGNVAKAINAGAIGSLLAVMNTSSEVGFGNVIKTLPGFKSIAHALININPHGSPLLSEAVSVNVLAGTTGSASGGMSIVLDMFGKHYLEWAKTSGISPELLHRVAAMASGGMDTLPHNGAVITLLGIAGLTHKQSYKDIFVITLLKAGTCFFLIFMQSIFHFV; this comes from the coding sequence ATGGCAGTTTTAGGTATTTTCTTAAGCTTAGGATTATTAATGTTCATGGCATATAAAGGGTTTTCGGTTATATTCTTTGCTCCTATTTTTGCATTATTAGCTGCTTTGTTTTCTGGAATGGCGCTTTTGCCAACATATACAGAAATATTCTTGCCGAACTTGGCCAATTATGCAAAGGTATATTTTCCGTTTTTCTTATTAGGTGCTGTATTTGGTAAAGCAATGGAGGAATCTGGTGCAGCAAAATCTATTGCTAAAGCAATTGTTGAAAAGTTAGGAAAGAAAAATGCTATATTGTCAGTTGTACTATCAGCAGCAATCTTAACCTATGGAGGCGTAAGTCTTTTCGTTGTTGCCTTTGCAGTGTATCCATTTGCAGCTTCTATTTTTAAAGAAGCAGATATACCAAAGAGACTTGTTCCAGCAACTATTGCTTTGGGAGCTTTCTCATTTACTATGGATGCTCTTCCAGGAACACCTCAAATTCAAAACTCAATACCAATGAAATTCTTTAATACAGATCTTTATGCGGCTCCAGTTTTTGGAAGCCTAGGAACTATAATTATTTTAGTTGCTGGTATAGCTTATTTGGAGTTCCGTAAGCGAAAAGCCCAAGCAGCAGGAGAAGGATATGGTGAAGGTCATACTAATGAACCTGTACTTGTTGAAGAGACTAGCTTGCCAAATCCATTTTTATCAGCGCTACCATTAATTTCAGTACTTGTTGTAACTTTAATTTTACAAAAAGTTATTTTTCCACATTGGGATATAACTTCTTGGGTAACACAAAAACCTTATGGCATGGCAAAAGATGGAGTCGTAGGTACAATGAATAACTGGGCACTTATAATTGCACTTATTTTTGGTACTATCCTTGCGTTTGTAATTAACCCAGTACGTATAAAAGGAAATGTAGCAAAGGCTATCAATGCAGGTGCAATAGGATCTTTATTAGCTGTTATGAATACTTCTTCAGAGGTTGGCTTTGGAAACGTTATAAAAACACTTCCAGGATTTAAATCTATAGCACATGCTTTAATAAATATTAATCCTCATGGTAGTCCGCTTTTATCTGAAGCAGTTAGTGTAAATGTTTTAGCAGGAACAACTGGTTCTGCATCAGGTGGTATGAGTATTGTATTAGATATGTTTGGTAAACATTACTTAGAGTGGGCTAAGACTTCTGGAATAAGTCCTGAATTACTACACCGTGTAGCTGCTATGGCTTCTGGTGGTATGGATACATTACCTCATAATGGAGCAGTTATTACACTTTTAGGTATTGCTGGTTTAACTCATAAACAATCGTATAAAGACATTTTTGTTATTACTTTACTTAAAGCTGGAACTTGTTTCTTTTTGATATTCATGCAGAGTATCTTCCATTTTGTTTAG